The sequence AGATGATGATGCCCAGTATGGTCAGGGCCAGGGCCAGGATGATGGCCAGGATGCACTTCCTCTTCCGGGACTttctctgcaacacacacacacacacacaaacacacacacacacacatgcacacacacacatgaaaaaggCCTTCACATCTCTACTGAGAACCTGTGAGGGAGagcttctcactcacacatgtggTCAAGTTAATGGAGTGGAACATGGCCTACACAGGCAACAACAAAGGTCTGATGCCACGGCATTGAGGTTGTGCTCAGGCGTAGATTTGGTGGCAATGATTGGCAGAGAATGATTCCTGAGATGCTTAATACAATAAAGTGTTTATAACGTAAGACTGATAGACAAAGGACTGTAGTTACTAGTCTATTTGGGCTATTCCTTGGGTTTCATACACATGATTTAAATCGATCAGCTATCGCAATTTGCAGCTTAAAGTATTGTTGATATTTGTGAACTTTATTTAATAATTGTCCTGATTTTCTGAATTTGTCTTTTCTAAAAGTGTACCTTGGAAATAGACAAATCTAGCAAAAAGTGCACCTTTATGttagataggcctacattctgcaaaaacaaaaaatccatGCCAAAAACGTGAATGTGGCCGCTTATGGTCTCTATGCAAACTATAATACACTTTACATATCTTTGCAGAAATAAACTATTCTTTTCCACTTTTGCACTGAAGTGCTAACTGCATTTCATTGCTTTGAACCTGTACTCTGCTCAATGAGATTACATCTGaatacaatgtaatgtaatgtaatgtaatgtaatgtaatataatgtattgTTTGGTATGATTGTTAATCCATCTGGAGGCCCCCTCCTCACCTGGTAATAAACAGCCCGCTGCAGCTGCTCAGCCCCTCTGTCCACGTGGGTCTCTGCACTCTCCACATTCGCCTCAATGCTGTCTGtgacacacaaccacaccacaggtaagaacatgcacacacacacacacacacacacacacacacacacacacacacacacacacacacacacacacacacacacacacacacacacacacacacacacacacacacacacacacacacacacacacacacacagacacacacagacacacacagacacacacagacacacacccgtgtgtgtgtctgggcagccgtggtgtactggttagcgcaccgggcttgtaactggagggttgccggttcgatccccgaccagtccaccacggctgaagtgcccttgagcaaggcacctaacccctcactgctccccgagcgccgctggttgggcaggcagctcactgctctgggttgtgtgattcacctcactgtgtgttcactgtgtgctgtgtgttcactaattcggttaaattgggttaaatgcagagaactgaatttccctcacgggatcaaaaaagtatacagtgaggagcacatgtatttgataccctgctaaaacaggaatataaaatcatcatttgacaattgatcttaatgccttaactcaaaaaattagtacaaatcaaaccgccaaggacaccaattttctttgtgattgaagaatgtatcgtaaatagataaatgttttccttaaatgctaggggaaggaagtatttgaccccctatgtaaccctatgggaatttaacacatagggttaacataggggcaggcagatttttatttttaaaggccagctatttcatggatctaggatattatgcatcccgataaatttcccttggcctttgaaattaaaatagccccacatcatcacatacccttcaccatagctagagattggcatggtgctttttccagtaggcctattagcctgtttgatttgcattgagctcaatgagcatcaaacaggctaataggcctactggaaaaagcaccatgccaatctctagctatggtgaaaggtatgtaatgatgtggggctatcttaattccaacggccaagggaactttatcaggatgcataatatcctgaatccataaaatagctggccttaaaaaataaaaatctgcccgcccctatgttaaccctatgtgttgaattcccatagggttacattgggggtcaaatacttacttccccctagcatttaggaagaacatttatttatttacgaaacattcttccatcacaaagaaaattggcgtacttagcggttttatttttactcaatttttgaattaagacattaagatcaattgtcaaatgacgattttatattcctctttttaggcaactttagcatggtatcaaatacattttctcctcactgtatattctattctattctattcacagacacacacacacacacacacacacacaacacaagttgtgctgTCCTTACCTATCATCTCCCCTTGGTCATGGATCATTACTGCCAGGTCTTTGAAAATCTGGTTCACGTCCATTATGTCTGACtgaaaacagcaaaacaaaaaaggtcATGATATACAATATTACATTAATATTATGATATTACAAACATACCTTGTCAGATCAAAAATCCTGAAATTCAGAAGTGAATGCAGGAAGGGAGAGGGTCTTCCTTATTCATTTACATGTATCCATTCATCTGACACTTCTCCACTCTTACTTACTGTCCACACATATACAGCATGTGTATGCACTCTGCATGTGCATGCCCTGAGTGTCAAGCCCATGATCATGATGTTGTTAGCAGTAGCACCTTGCTCTGCATGTTAAGTAGgtttcagaccaaagattcccgacgagacgagacgagacgagatgagccgcgacgttctaaaaccttgcgactgccactcaacatgtttaatgctctgcaacggcttgcgacggcttgcaactacgtgcaacttctaattcacactgctgcaactccgtctcgtcgcgtcgggaatctttggtgtgaattgggctttagacaACCAGTTCCAGGAACATACACTATCAGGACCATATCAGGCCAGAATGGTCCCTCACCTCCAGTTGTCTGATgttggtctctctttctctgatacCCTCTAGATCCTCCTCTGTGACGGGCATCTCCTCCGCCTGCGTCTGAATCAGGCTCCTCTCCTCGTTACTGtacaaataataacaaataatggaacgcacaacaaacaaaacttCATTACGCAACACTTCATTATGTTAGCTgggtaataaataaataaattttcTGGAGAGATTTGAACAACACAATATTTAGACGCATCATCTTTCGTGCAGAAGTTACtgaattaaattaagttattaccAATAAATAAGTGAGGGAATGGTGTGTTAGAAAATGAAAGAATCTTGAGTTAGCCAACCTTTCAAAAGTCACAAGTTGCTCATCTGGTTTTCGAAACCCATCCTCCATCTGttcaaaaacataaaataaatactAAACCTGTATCGGTCTTATTGATGTACACTGAGAGTAGTTaatatttcaaatgtattttttaattattattattcctgaCATACTTATAAACATTTCCTGCAAATGTACAAACATTGCTCTGACTGACATGGTGGTGGATCTCTGCAGCGCTCTTGGCTTTGACATGTGAATGTTGCGCATCAGTCCCTGGCACCCTATctggcaggggtggtggtggtggtgggggggtgtctGGGGTGTATAGGGGGCGGGTGGTTGTCTGCGGCTGATGCTATGGTGtgacgctcaatggtgttttttgcccccaacggcaccttctaggcagcacagcctaaaaggcactacctttaccctattcctaacctttaaccccctcaaccctcatcctacccctaaactgaggggagtagtgccttgaaggcagtgctgcctggaaggcaccattgagggcaaataataccaaagactgTGGTGCTCGGTGTGACTAACCGTCAGGCCGGTCCCGGCGCGGGCTCTGGCCACtgactccctctccttctcagcAGCACGCCGCTGCACCACCTGGAAGTTGTTGAGGGCCGCTGAGAAGTCGTTCATCAGCCGGTCCTTTTGGATCTTCTGCTGACGCTGTGGGACAGAGAGCGGGAGGAATGTAAATGCCAGATTCATAATTCTCACAGATGTCAGATTACGTTGGGGATAATATGCCCCCAACACTTTTGGTGATCACTAATTTTGAACACAACCATTTctaacaactgaaaataaaatgttaagaCTAGGCCGACAATGAAAGCCTATCAAACAATGTACAAAAATTAGAGTTGTGTGTAGTGCTATAGAGTAGCTGCGCATCAGTACACCTCTCATGTATTTCTGACAAATCAATGTGAATGTGATTCAGCTGCCACAGAAAGTTGTGAGAACTTGTGACAAGCAAACATTTAACCGTATAAAAGGACTGCGAAAGCATCGTTCACCTGCTCTGAAGGTGAgtggggagggagaagagatcCAAGTTCCTTcaggtgtctgtttgtctccttAGCCAGCTGGTTTGTGTAGTGCTGTACCTGCTgactgcaccagcacaaaatgaaGAGTCCATCAATATGAGACAGAAACATCACTGATACTGTTATCACACCATTAATGCATTAGAGTTCAGAGACCATGAGACATATCCACTTAGCCTGGCCCCGCTCGCCTAGGtcttctttcagggagatcGAGGAACGTTTCCCAATCAAATCACCAGACTCCATTCACTTTGTGACGAGTTTGGATATTTCCATGCTAATATTCAATACCCAATACCCAATACATGAAACATTGCAACCGTTTTGCCAAAAGTGCACCTTTTGGAGAAATGTACAAATGTCGGCATAGCTGCTTGCCTGCTCTGTGTCTGCCACGGACAAGTCAAGCAGTATGCTTTGACACTTTCCTATGAGCATCAGACAAATCTCATTCGCTTTCAGCAATCAAATGATAGCATGTCTAAACTGGTTGTCCTGAGATGACACATCAGAATGAAATATGACTTCATAACAAACACAATACAAATAAGTTCACTAAAACATAGGTACCATTTTAATTTTTGTCATTCCAAAATATCGGTAGAGACATGTCCCTGTGGTCCCTACGCCAACCTATGCCCTTGTCCAGGATCATTGGATGGATCATATGGAGTTTTGCATCAGTTACTTGCATCAAACTGAAGGCTATACCCTAAACAGCAGAGTTCAAAGTGGCTAGTTTAAGAGCATGTCCCATGCACTCACAGCCTCTCCTGGAGCTCAGGTGTGTCCTGTCGCGTCCCCAGCTGGTACAGCATGGTTTTCATCTGGCCAGCTGTGAGGAGAACAAGCAGATGCAGCCTTAGTTAAGAGAGTTCAGAGGACTGAAAGGTATTCACTATCATTTTAAATAGCATATACCCACTTTAGCCTACATTCCAGTTAATTGAAAGAGTGGAGTTTGGTTCATTTCCAATAACATGATGGATACTCCTAATGTAGTGCATGACCCCATAACATGTGACATAGTGTGAGGTGGTGGAAGGTAGGCCTATAGTCTTAACCTAATTTATAAGTAATCACATGACTTTTTTAATTGCATGAATCTCAGGTAATGTGGCCAAAATGGCTTCCAGGCCAGGACTGATTTTGTTGAGGGCGCAATGTCACTCACTGTTCTGGGTGATTTTCTGGATGTTGGTGCTGCATGTCTGAATGAGGTTGTTGAAATCCCGCGGCTGCGAGCGGTAACTGTCTGCCCTCCCGTATGACATAATTGTGGACACGTCAGACAGCCACCAATTCTAAAGAGGCTGGCAGCTGTTCCAGAGCGGGTGGTCAGAAATATCTATGGGATAACGGTCAGAAATGTCACAATTAGGCACATCAACAATCACaaacaaccaaaacacacatgggaagattattttctaaaaatagacagtaggctactctgccTTGGCCTAGATTTGCCCTAATGACGACTCCTCGCTGTCATGCCTTGTTTACGGTCTATGCCAGTATGAACAGCGATACAAGAGGCTTCAGAGCAGCCTAACTAAAAAACAAACATCTAGGCTGTAGCCTAATGCGGTCTACGCCAAaaatctgtgtgcgtgtgtgtgtttttcaggggGTTACATGAGCCTTGCTGCAGACTTCCGAGAACAGATGCCGATACAACAATTTTCTGTTATATTTAATATGGAACTACTAGGTCCTAAGGGTGGCGGTACTGGAGGCTACTATCATATGGCAAGTGTCCTTTATTCCACTATTTGGTCAAGCCTGAGAAAGTAAGGGTGTTTTTTATTCTAGGCTACGGCACTCACCAAAATTGTTGACAATTTTTAACATGACATAGAGGTAGCCTATGCTTTGACGACATGCTATACATTACAAAAATCTCAAGACATTCTAACGAAACGTGTTGTAAATAGCCTATATGCTTCATCATGTGTTGCGCGCCGATTGCATCCCCGGTCTCCTTTAGGCTACCGCTACAGCATCAACTCGCATCAGTTTCTGGGTGTTGCCGTGACATATGTGATATTAACACGGCATCCGCCAACCTACAGTTTATACACTTTCGTTAAATTGAATGTAAATATCTTACTGTGGGTAGGCCTACTTGGCGGAGAAACCACGGTCTTCTGTTTCGCCTAGTTTGTATTATAAAAGAGCGTTCTGTAAACCCAGCCCTAGACTAGCTACGTCACACGCTGATGACATTAATCCGCACGCATGCAGGAATATTATCTTTCCAAAAAGGCAATCTTTTTTTGCTCAAGACAAGTTTTCAATCAGTTGGCTGGTATTTTAAATCACGTTTTCCATATATCGCCTATGTCGTTTGTGGAATAGCATATTCTCAAACAAACAGGATGGTGGGATTAATTTAGGACACCAGTGAAAGCAAACTTGGTCGTCTTATTTTTTCAACATAAGTTGACTTTATAGTCTAACTATAAATATTTCAACGGCAGATAAAAAATGCAGCCTACAATGTGACAGAATTCCAAACGGTATGGCTATGGAAACTAGCGATCTGGCGAGCCTGAGTTGAGCTGATTGGAGACCACTTACCAGTAGGGCATGGTGTCGGTCTCATGACTTTCATAGGACTTATAATGGGTTCGAAATGCTGAGCTTCCCTCACATGATTGTGGCGTGGCGTggaatggggggtgggggcggttaGAGAAGGCACGGACAGAATCACTCGGCTTTACTAAGAGGAGATTTTGTCCAAGGTGGATTTGTCCCAAATGTGGAATTTAGTAGGATATTGGTCTCTAGTTGAAtagatatcttttttttttttttttttttgtaggcctataaaGCTTGCTCAGATCATACTAAATAGCTAACTCAGTGCTGAAAATATCCAGGCAATGCCATAAGAAAATCAATCTTGTGCAATCTTGAGTGTCAAGTGCATTGCTCTTATCATAATAAACTCTCTATTTATGACCCTCTTTACTCTACTCACTGCATGCAGTAGGGTGTTAATGAACAATGACCACATAacatgtacatttccaaaaatgtattCTTTTGTTTCTGTGAAAACAGTTCAATTCAAAATTAGTTCAGTTCAACACACTGCTCTTGTACAAATAGATTGCCTAGTCTGGGGAAGTTTAGCTAGTAAAGACTAGTAAAGTTGGATGAGTCAGGGTTGAAGCCCAATAACCTGAAATTAAATATGTGTGAATTTGCAAATGATTATCCACAGTGTTTCTATCTTCCTCTTCTGAAGGAGAAGAGAATTAGGTCATTGAAATTCCATTTTAAGATTCtagacctaagtcttcataaaTTCCCCTTGGCATGTCAAATATCTGAAGGCTTATAGTCTGACTCATTCGAAACTGAGCCATGATAAAGCACACAGCTGTACTGTTGCCATGACCGCTTAGGGGTCATGTGGACAAAATGAGACTTGTTTCATTCGGAACCCTGCTGCCGTACACCATCTATTAAAAACAGAAATAAGAATGTCTTTCAAACTGTCAAGAAGTTCAGAGCACGAGCAATGTCAAGGAATCAGACATTGAGTTGAGTAAGTCCTCACCATTGAAAACCAGCAGTGAGAAAAATCCTCTATTCCAATAGGCTACTGAGCATTACACACAGGAAGTTGAGGACACTCTAAATGCCCTCTCTTATCAGTAATTTGTCTTTCATCAAACAAAGCTGTTATTCAACAATATTTCACAACAAAAGgacatttctttctttaaaaaaaaaaaaaaaaaaaggtgtttaGGTCAACTAATGTGGAAGGACACTGGCCATTCCATTTTCAGCTTGTGtccaaaaaaaacagccaggAGGACGCACTGCCCACTCGAGTCAAGAGGTAAGATAGAacacctgcctgcctgtctggcaTGGCATGGGTGCGTACATCCCTCTGTTCCAACTTCTGAAGGATGAATCAGTCAGAATGAACTGTGACAAAGGTTTCAGTCAAATGCCCGGAGTTGATTCCTGGTACTCTACTGGGCGGTGGTGGGATCTGGGGAATCCAGCGTGGGCCAGTGGCAGTCTATAAGGGCGTCATACAGCTCCTCACTCTCCTCAATAAACAGCCTATTGGCCTCAGCTACATCTAGCTCCTCTGCAGGGTCTGAAAAGAGAAACATTTCCAGGAAAGGTCACAAGGAGGCAGCATTCAACCAAATCATGCAACTAGTCAACAGGAATGAGTTAAAGTACAGCACTGTATATTACTGCTGCAGCAGCAAATAAGAACTAGGTCACAGTCTATTCAAGTACTTATGCATACAAGAAATTCAATATTAACTGGCCTCACCTTCAAGAGGGTCATCTTGAAAAACGTCCCCATAGCTCTGCAATAGACCGTTAGTTATTAAAGCATGAGCCTGAGATAGTGTTCAATTTAAGTTCCTCTTTGGAAACGTCTAATTTAATGTAGATAGGCCCATCCGGAAGTAGTGCAACCTACCTGATTACTGCAATCATACTGACTGTAGTCGTACCCATCATAACTTCCTATGCTCTGATCATAACCCCAATTTGAATAATAATCGGGGTATTGCTGGTAGTACTGGTTTTGGTCGTAGGAGTGAGGCTGAGAGTACTTGTTGTCTCCCCCTCGGCTCCTACAGTGGGAGAAGATCAGAGCAGCATCACCATGTTGCTCAAAAGTAGCCAATGAAAGAGAAAAGTGTCCGAGACAAAGACGTACCCTTACACAACAATGACAGATGACAGACTGACTCTCATGGAAAAGCCCCCTCATTGTAGCCCTGCTGCTACATGTCTGACGGCAAAATGGAGATTTATTTTTACGGATTTCAGTTGGTTGCTGAAATCCACATGTGTGAAAGACCCAAAAGTGTTGAGTGGTGATGCTGTGCGTCTTGCGATAGATACCTTCCGTTTCAGATAGAAACATTGCCCAGTATCAGTATTTTGAGTCAGCCCTCTTCACTGTAAGAAAAGACTGATTGTGAAAGAGaactggtttgtttgtttgtttgtttagctgGGAGATGTGTGATGGAAAATGTGCTCTCGACAGCAAATAGCAAGTACCTCATCTCTCCTTGCTTCCCATATGTAGCGTGATTTAGCTTGAACTTCCTTGGCTGCGGAGAAAAGGGAGGGGGATGAGAAAAGGAATGCTTTAGTAAAGTGAAATGTGCCAAACATTATACAAGGCTGGATTGAATTTCAAAAGGTAGCCGTTTTACTTAGGGTGTTTTAGGGACAACACTCTCTTTAGGCTACTCAACCAGCGTGTTTCTATTACAACATTTACTGACAATAACACAACAGGCTGTCTTGTTGTGGGATTAGAGTTACCGGTGTTGCTCCGGGAACAGACTTTCCGTTGATCTTACGGAGACACCTTTCGGCTGTCGCTTCATCTGACAGTTCCACGAAGCAGTAGCCCGCCGCACCCCTACTCAGTCAAGAAGAGCGTTTAGGCTACTATATGGGCTATTCACAATTTTATAAGGcaccataggcctacacattgtGGTATGGACAAAATGTAATCCCATTGATCAATTAATGACCCCATAACTGTTGCCCAGGCTATGCACCATAGGGTGACCAAAAACCTGGACATTTCGGCAACCCAATCAACCCTTTTTCTTATAATCAACGGCACCCCTCATCCATCTAACCCATATAAAAAATTGCCCTTCTGCAGTGAAATTGGATTGGAGCTAGTTACTTTAAATGGTCAATGTCAATGCATATAAAACGAACACTGTTATTAATAGGTGTAATATTATTTTGCTCCAACAGTAATAATtgtaatactttacaaatttTACGCTGCATCATGTAGAAAAAACGGGACAGTCAGTGTTCAGGGAgaatattttttccccctggaCACACCATTAAAAAGaagacaatcaggtgaaacctGGACAGGTGGCAATACCATAACAGGCCTTACCAGTTAATTTTGTTGCGGATGATCCGCACACCTATAGCCAATTCTCCCATGGTGGCAAAAGCACGAGTAATGAAGTTCTCGTCCATATAGGGCTCAAGCTAGATAGAGAAAACATTAATGAGAACTGACCTCAAGAGACATGGCCTGACATGACGGCATGGCATGGCAGGTATGGCAGCCTACAAGAGAAACTTCTACTTCGGGTAACCTTGGCTACCGTGGGGTACACCTAATTTTTACACTCTATGGTACAAACAAAGTGCTATACAAACACAACCCGTTTACCCTATGATATCATAAAACAAATAGTAAGTTGCTTATAACTTAAGTTATTTTAATTATATTATCCTTGCCTGAAGTTTGGCAGTTTCTGGCAACATGCTATGAAACGTTAACGTTGTAGCCTACAGACAGACCTGTCAAACAAACGAACGTTCTAACAAACTAGCAGGTTAATGATGTTTGTTTCTGCTCTAAACCCATATCAACATAACTATCATACAAATACGTACATTTCCCATCCACAAACACGTCATTCTTGTCAATAAATTTCCTTCACAGGCGCTTTACGAACTGCAGCTGAATGTACTCCACACCACAACAATATGGCCACACTCTGactttgtcaaaataaaagccgaAACGTTCCAAGTTCTGATAAACTAAAGCTCCCCTCTAAGATATTGTTCTAAAAATGCACCCAAACCGAGTTGATTGGAAAGAAAATATACATTAAATGCAGACTATTTGAGTTCACTATAGCAGAAACTGATCATGAATGTTAATGTAACCTAATGTTTTAGCTTTGATGTCATTGAAACCTCTCTAGGCAAAATGTTCTGCCAAATATCATAAACAAATTAAGTGGGCTTActtttgagataaaaaaaaagtgatttatttttCCATAGAAATTCTGGAAAACTGCATAAGCAGTTGTCATTCTACTTGCATGAGAGAGTTCAGAGGTGTGAAGTGAATGGAAATGTATTTTGCCAACACTATCACTATGAAAACAACAAATTGCCCTCTGAAATAGGGGAGAGACACTGTAGGTAGG comes from Sardina pilchardus chromosome 6, fSarPil1.1, whole genome shotgun sequence and encodes:
- the stx12l gene encoding syntaxin-12 encodes the protein MSYGRADSYRSQPRDFNNLIQTCSTNIQKITQNTGQMKTMLYQLGTRQDTPELQERLQQVQHYTNQLAKETNRHLKELGSLLPPHSPSEQRQQKIQKDRLMNDFSAALNNFQVVQRRAAEKERESVARARAGTGLTMEDGFRKPDEQLVTFESNEERSLIQTQAEEMPVTEEDLEGIRERETNIRQLESDIMDVNQIFKDLAVMIHDQGEMIDSIEANVESAETHVDRGAEQLQRAVYYQRKSRKRKCILAIILALALTILGIIIWQASK
- the LOC134083097 gene encoding tRNA selenocysteine 1-associated protein 1-like isoform X2, which produces MTCLWMGNLEPYMDENFITRAFATMGELAIGVRIIRNKINWGAAGYCFVELSDEATAERCLRKINGKSVPGATPPRKFKLNHATYGKQGEMRSRGGDNKYSQPHSYDQNQYYQQYPDYYSNWGYDQSIGSYDGYDYSQYDCSNQSYGDVFQDDPLEDPAEELDVAEANRLFIEESEELYDALIDCHWPTLDSPDPTTAQ
- the LOC134083097 gene encoding tRNA selenocysteine 1-associated protein 1-like isoform X3 gives rise to the protein MILIQLEPYMDENFITRAFATMGELAIGVRIIRNKINWGAAGYCFVELSDEATAERCLRKINGKSVPGATPPRKFKLNHATYGKQGEMRSRGGDNKYSQPHSYDQNQYYQQYPDYYSNWGYDQSIGSYDGYDYSQYDCSNQSYGDVFQDDPLEDPAEELDVAEANRLFIEESEELYDALIDCHWPTLDSPDPTTAQ
- the LOC134083097 gene encoding tRNA selenocysteine 1-associated protein 1-like isoform X1, translating into MFLSETEGIYRKTHSITTQHFWVFHTCGFQQPTEIRKNKSPFCRQTCSSRATMRGLFHESQSVICHCCVRVRLCLGHFSLSLATFEQHGDAALIFSHCRSRGGDNKYSQPHSYDQNQYYQQYPDYYSNWGYDQSIGSYDGYDYSQYDCSNQSYGDVFQDDPLEDPAEELDVAEANRLFIEESEELYDALIDCHWPTLDSPDPTTAQ